In Halorientalis sp. LT38, a genomic segment contains:
- a CDS encoding VC_2705 family sodium/solute symporter, which yields MSGLAAVLLQSGLLPEGLNVSFKLLPAIMVVAMLLLFLAIGYVFKVADTEGMWVAGRSIGNVENGMAIGSNWMSAASYLGMAALIATAGVYGLAFVVGWTTGYFILLIFLAAQLRRFGKYTAPDFVGDRFNSDSARAIAAVTTFLIGFVYAIGQARGMGLVGLYIFGDLGVAGFSGYQVMVILMMAVTVGYLTLSGMLGATKNQAVQYVIIIAAFLVGVTVVGWVNGYSTVIPQLEYGMLISELSAEFSEPFQSFDSYYLWIATCFSLIVGTCGLPHVLVRFYTVESERTARWSTVWGLFFICLLYWSAPAMAAFGTDLYSQQVGDVFGDPGMTSAAADVIVVLAAQLSGLPSWLVGLVAAGGIAAAIATVAGLFIAGSSAISHDLYANIINEDATQRQQILVGRLSIVALGVLTTLAALDPAAPIAALVSYAFSLAGAVLFPMFFLGMWWENTNRQGALAGMSTGLILWMVPMVNEVVPAYGFFGGETVLPALATWMPAIGSALVVTPIVFVVTIVVSLVTADPPTHTKRMVRQCHSPEPMGQQQTAEDVVTDGGEPTEDD from the coding sequence ATGAGCGGCCTCGCGGCCGTCCTGTTGCAGTCGGGGCTGCTCCCGGAGGGGCTGAACGTCTCGTTCAAGCTCCTGCCGGCGATCATGGTCGTCGCCATGTTGCTCCTGTTCCTGGCGATCGGCTACGTGTTCAAGGTGGCCGACACCGAGGGCATGTGGGTCGCCGGGCGATCCATCGGGAACGTCGAGAACGGGATGGCGATCGGCTCGAACTGGATGTCGGCCGCCTCCTATCTGGGGATGGCGGCGCTGATCGCGACCGCGGGCGTCTACGGCCTCGCGTTCGTCGTCGGCTGGACGACCGGCTACTTCATCCTCCTCATCTTCCTGGCCGCGCAACTGCGCCGGTTCGGGAAGTACACCGCGCCCGACTTCGTCGGGGACCGGTTCAACTCCGACAGCGCGCGCGCCATCGCGGCCGTGACGACGTTCCTCATCGGGTTCGTGTACGCCATCGGCCAGGCCCGCGGGATGGGCCTCGTCGGGCTGTACATCTTCGGCGACCTCGGGGTCGCCGGCTTCAGCGGCTACCAGGTGATGGTGATACTGATGATGGCCGTCACCGTCGGCTACCTGACGCTGTCGGGGATGCTCGGCGCGACGAAGAACCAGGCCGTCCAGTACGTCATCATCATCGCGGCCTTCCTGGTCGGCGTGACCGTCGTCGGGTGGGTCAACGGCTACTCGACCGTCATCCCGCAACTGGAGTACGGGATGTTGATAAGCGAACTGAGCGCCGAGTTCTCGGAGCCGTTCCAGAGCTTCGATAGCTACTACCTCTGGATCGCGACGTGTTTCTCGCTGATCGTCGGCACCTGCGGCCTGCCCCACGTCCTCGTCCGGTTCTACACGGTCGAGAGCGAGCGGACCGCCCGCTGGTCGACGGTCTGGGGCCTCTTTTTCATCTGCCTGCTGTACTGGAGCGCGCCCGCCATGGCGGCGTTCGGGACGGACCTGTACTCCCAGCAGGTGGGCGACGTGTTCGGCGATCCCGGGATGACCAGCGCGGCCGCCGACGTGATCGTCGTGCTGGCGGCGCAGCTCTCCGGTCTCCCCTCGTGGCTGGTCGGACTGGTCGCCGCGGGCGGCATCGCGGCCGCCATCGCGACGGTCGCCGGCCTCTTCATCGCCGGCTCGTCGGCCATCTCACACGACCTCTACGCGAACATCATCAACGAGGACGCCACCCAGCGCCAGCAGATCCTGGTCGGCCGCCTCAGTATCGTCGCGCTCGGCGTCCTCACGACGCTCGCGGCGCTCGACCCCGCGGCACCGATCGCCGCGCTGGTCTCCTACGCGTTCTCGCTCGCTGGCGCGGTCCTGTTCCCGATGTTCTTCCTCGGCATGTGGTGGGAGAACACCAACCGACAGGGCGCGCTGGCCGGCATGTCGACCGGCCTCATCCTCTGGATGGTGCCGATGGTCAACGAAGTCGTGCCCGCGTACGGCTTCTTCGGCGGCGAGACCGTCCTGCCCGCGCTCGCGACGTGGATGCCCGCCATCGGGTCCGCGCTCGTCGTGACGCCGATCGTCTTCGTCGTCACGATCGTCGTCTCGCTCGTCACTGCGGATCCGCCGACCCACACCAAGCGGATGGTGCGGCAGTGCCACAGTCCCGAACCGATGGGACAGCAACAGACCGCGGAAGACGTCGTCACCGACGGCGGCGAACCCACGGAGGACGACTGA
- a CDS encoding universal stress protein has translation MYDTILVPTDGSDVAEAAVDTAIDLASKYDATLHALYVVDMDAVNLGLGTEQVDRIRQGRFGEMEELEARANEATGYVAERAAEHGLDVVEEVLPGRPHSLIGDYAEDHDIDLIVMGSHGRAGVTRALLGSVTERVLRSTHRPVLVVDYQEAGGD, from the coding sequence ATGTACGACACGATCCTCGTTCCGACGGACGGCAGCGACGTGGCCGAGGCGGCGGTCGACACCGCGATCGACCTCGCCTCGAAGTACGACGCGACGCTCCACGCACTGTACGTCGTGGACATGGACGCCGTGAACCTCGGCCTCGGCACCGAACAGGTCGACCGCATCCGACAGGGCCGCTTCGGCGAGATGGAGGAACTCGAGGCCCGCGCGAACGAGGCCACGGGCTACGTGGCCGAGCGGGCCGCCGAACACGGCCTCGACGTGGTCGAAGAGGTGCTCCCGGGTCGCCCGCACTCGCTGATCGGCGACTACGCCGAGGACCACGACATCGACCTGATCGTCATGGGCAGCCACGGCCGCGCGGGCGTCACGCGGGCGCTACTCGGGAGCGTCACCGAGCGCGTCCTGCGCTCGACCCATCGCCCTGTGCTGGTCGTCGACTACCAGGAGGCCGGCGGAGACTGA